The following coding sequences lie in one Plasmodium sp. gorilla clade G2 genome assembly, chromosome: 11 genomic window:
- a CDS encoding farnesyltransferase beta subunit, putative codes for MEKNDSYLLRYHKYKILIHLLYELINYEKDKYEINLDFENETSYNYIENIIKLLFNYIFNINENYLNYDTAEKNSMNTSLSSCSSDIINEEYLNSIDDDNFFNSLFFNNMDIKQHKINDHCINEIYKSDNYKSEHLHNNIKDQNINNLTQNNQVDISHEELCEKYTDIYNNETKLSSKQNNIEKETLSTYIENDNKYIFCDITNNDHLLNNAFFNFDLNCNKNSKTIKEKLKVEKQILTIYYNSFSSTIIDMLLNNPNIHIPDIIIYFLFNNVEKIEDISSYFKNQSYTFDTIYSYIKQINNMDNKNILNTHTSLHTYEDFKQMHHKELSQNFENENNIDYINNQTKEYNNEYFNNTAIHLHKFINDKKLDSKNNLNFNIVEFKSIHIKREDPYILSTYKYNFKLNKSNNLLNKFMSILNLQLEKHLHFKFCLDIFFLKNLKLISLEASKPWIFYWCIHSIHLLYNTFEIEEKIGKPTFDYIKKCVFLYLNKIKNNDGGFGGGLNQYTHIATTYAAVCVFIYLHDEENNFLSFLDKKKLHSYILKLKCKDGSFRVHINGEIDMRGTYCAISICSMCHILTNQVKKNVEKYIMSCQNYEGGFTSEKFQECHGGYSYCALATLCILGKVNKINLKNLTHWLMSKQSNIEGAFMGRTNKLVDSCYSFWMGSIFFLINEIYMLKKILFNKDGINNNNIDDYINIEKNNDIKDYSKSHELCEQNNINSNKDTNNIKSNCLNQYLNKHFKCNNLNNDNPNNYLYEQKDVSTYHKMPNEETKFLNYQNVKNISKESNIMEDILFFENYKNEYIKKNVLFNANYLKLYLHLCSQNRKGGMKDKPKERIDYYHTCYALSGLSLVQNHLSLLDKNNSNDIQNKDIYNNLNKIHILYNITVDKVYNSYNYFSPNVPLNQNKINYRIGKGAYLYLKRLLRE; via the coding sequence atggaaaaaaatgattCGTATTTGTTGAGATATCATAAGTACAAAATTTTGATTCACCTGTTATATGAgttaataaattatgaaaaagatAAGTATGAGATTAATTTAGATTTTGAAAATGAAacatcatataattatatagagaatattataaaattgttgtttaattatatatttaatataaatgaaaattatttaaattatgataCTGCAGAAAAAAATAGTATGAATACAAGTCTCTCTTCATGCTCATcagatattataaatgaagaatattTAAACTCCATAGAcgatgataatttttttaattccctcttttttaataatatggacATTAAacaacataaaataaatgatcaTTGTATAAATGAAATTTATAAATCAGACAATTATAAATCTGAAcatttacataataatataaaggaccaaaatataaataatttaactCAAAATAATCAAGTAGATATTTCACATGAAGAATTGTGTGAAAAATATACAGATATTTATAACAATGAAACAAAATTATCTAGTAagcaaaataatatagaaaaagaaacatTATCGACTTACattgaaaatgataataaatatatattttgtgatATAACCAATAATGACcatcttttaaataatgcttttttcaattttgatttaaattgtaataaaaatagtaaaacaataaaagaaaaattaaaagtagaaaaacaaatattaacAATTTATTACAACTCCTTTTCTTCCACTATCATTGATATGCTTTTGAATAATCCAAACATACATATACcagatataattatatattttctttttaataatgtaGAAAAAATTGAAGATATCTCTTCTTACTTCAAAAACCAATCTTATACATTCGATACAATATATTCCtacataaaacaaataaacaatatggataataaaaatattcttaatACTCATACATCTTTACATACATATGAAGATTTTAAACAAATGCATCATAAGGAACTATCTCaaaattttgaaaatgaaaacaatatagattatataaataatcaaaCGAAAGAATATAAcaatgaatattttaataacacAGCCATTCATTTgcataaatttataaatgataaaaaacttgattcaaaaaataatttaaattttaacATAGTCGAATTTAAGagtattcatataaaaagagAAGACCCTTACATATTATCAACttacaaatataattttaaattaaacaaatcaaacaatttattaaataaatttatgagCATATTAAATTTACAGTTAGAAAAACATCTTCATTTCAAATTTTGtcttgatatattttttttaaagaatttaaaattaattagtTTAGAAGCTTCAAAGCCTTGGATTTTTTATTGGTGTATACATTCcatacatttattatataacacatttgaaattgaagaaaaaataggTAAACCTACATttgattatattaaaaagtgtGTTTTCCTTTAtctgaacaaaataaaaaataatgatggaGGATTTGGTGGAGGATTAAATCAATATACACACATTGCAACAACATATGCAGCTGTCtgtgtttttatatatttacatgatgaagaaaataactTTTTAAGCTTtcttgataaaaaaaaattgcattcttatatattaaaattgaaATGTAAAGATGGATCTTTTAGAGTACATATAAATGGAGAAATTGATATGAGAGGAACTTATTGTGCTATTTCTATTTGTTCTATGTGTCATATATTAACAAATCaggttaaaaaaaatgttgaaaaatatattatgtcatGTCAGAATTATGAAGGTGGTTTTACAAGTGAAAAATTTCAAGAATGTCATGGAGGGTATTCTTATTGTGCATTAGCtacattatgtatattaggaaaagttaataaaataaatctgAAAAATTTAACCCATTGGTTAATGAGTAAACAAAGTAATATAGAAGGTGCATTCATGGGAAGAACAAATAAGTTGGTCGATTCATGTTATTCATTTTGGATGGGTTCTATATTCTTTCTaattaatgaaatatatatgttaaaaaaaatactttttaataaagatggaataaataataataatatagacgactatattaatatagaaaaaaacaaTGATATAAAGGATTATTCAAAATCACATGAATTGtgtgaacaaaataatataaattcaaataaagatacaaataatataaaatcaaaTTGTTTGAatcaatatttaaataaacattttaaatgtaataatctaaataatgataatcctaataattatttatatgaacaaaaaGATGTATCAACATATCATAAAATGCCAAATGAAGAAACAAAATTTTTGAACTATCAAAATGTCAAGAATATATCAAAGGAATCAAACATTATggaagatatattattttttgaaaattacaaaaatgaatatataaaaaaaaatgttcttTTCAATgcaaattatttaaaactttatttacatttatgtTCACAAAATAGGAAGGGAGGAATGAAAGATAAACCAAAAGAAAGGATAGATTATTATCATACGTGTTATGCTTTAAGTGGCTTATCCTTAGTACAAAAtcatttatcattattagataaaaataattctaaTGATATTCagaataaagatatatataataatttaaataaaatacatatactaTATAATATCACAGTTGATAAAGTCTACAAtagttataattatttttctccCAATGTTCCCTtgaatcaaaataaaattaattatagaaTAGGTAAAGGggcatatttatatttaaaaaggtTACTACgagaatga
- a CDS encoding mitochondrial ATP synthase delta subunit, putative, with amino-acid sequence MFYRTRRIFFSTAKNSNLYLSISSSSESIFRNQVIKRASFPGIEGYFTVTNNHSPLVTLLRNGIITVEFDDKEKKQFFISDGIFIYKKSNDNNSSNNAEIVGVEIVPLEYLDKNKTIKVLQEMCAINDATDDKWRKIKTLLGKELCSSILRVAT; translated from the exons ATGTTTTATAGAACaagaagaatattttttagtACTGCAAAAAATAGTAACCTGTATTTATCGATTTCTTCCTCAAGTGAATCTATATTTAGAAATCAAGTAATAAAAAGAGCTTCCTTTCCAG GTATTGAAGGATATTTTACTGTAACTAATAATCATAGTCCCCTTGTTACTTTATTAAGAAATGGAATAATAACAGTCGAATTTGATGATAAGGAAAAGAagcaattttttatttcagatggaatatttatatataaaaagagtaATGACAATAATAGTAGCAATAATGCTGAAATTGTTGGTGTGGAAATAGTTCCATTAGAATATTTagacaaaaataaaacaattaaaGTTTTACAAGAAATGTGTGCAATAAATGATGCTACAGATGATAAAtggagaaaaataaaaacactATTAGg gaAAGAATTATGTTCTTCTATACTTCGTGTTGCTACATAA
- a CDS encoding merozoite adhesive erythrocytic binding protein, whose translation MGVLNHFFFLLFLYINSTSAFNNPQEEFMDRFDINKNHVNIKWSKYGIHGNGKFKYEIGERDIISKGNESEKLTICPNHIKEGTYKLGCPDYGKTFLMGFEDKKYSEEFLNEISFGFLNKKYNLPIEIPLNKSGLSMYQGLFKHCPYNKKHYSMIKKENGYDMCFRKFYNNSNISTRIYKRGKQKRKIIYFSSHGLGGRLGANIEEPLHKYDYDEHYVTKKMRYPENIKNLFDCSIYSHCIGPCLYKDFNNRCFLNLPVLFNHQTNECVIIGTHEERRIHNCQSESTDKTIQRCFHPVKKEKGNQWTYASSFIRTDYMTKCPPRFPLNHTMFGYFNYSTGECETDYRNYEKRTLSFSKCIEKLFNNIKKQDDMNNSSFLWGVWNMENKTNEKTILTSMNNTGSCYFLKTKPTCVVEKENHFSFTILTANSFNLDKNIIYPKIKNNSSNLDASLINFKNPEQTNKRVLYENNKKSKRNVRTNMNPVNAFTIPSNLDTKEKEEYNMKEVKNYPNNNVSYIQKVHSSFIKNRFKLNSDSSFKPIHQMIQMNISTDNKLYDYNNQKSKDSNKNMNGISVTERNPFMRENQNINPQRNYMERFDIPNNHIFIEWQKEGEYGKDEFKYNIISNKTAGTSQSLFYNYKDKKCPNHVYEGRAHGSCPNYGKAIIVQNLQGEEYDKNFNLNFLNEIRTGYLNKYFKNDVEISYEDSGIAMHNNMLSTCPVHENEEKLFSEKTDYNYNMCKSRIFSNRFTMKEYDPKTQLFMYYGLYGLGGRLGANIKRDKQKDKKYQDNITLPMKNPSLIKNLFDCSIYSYCLGPCLENSFGNKCFRNLPAYYNHSTNECVILGTHEQERSSSCRRTIEEKKKPNCQILRKTNDSKDWTYVSSFIRPDYETKCPPRFPLKSKVFGTFDRKTGKCKSLLDEAYVVGINNFSECLEYLFLTSPKDLYNSQRNKYWGIWAAEHSVNENNIDIANGKCYHLVIKPTCIIDKENHFSFTALTANTVDFNQTINIRKIEELTDYGNKDDKLKEKEINNKPIDNVKQPKDNRKSHVNSMGKNKPSYNENDDKENEYESMEKNLEDEINSEESGLFEEARRAGVRKNVENDNKNEKDKLDEIKKEKQLKEEEEARKVETRRREDESKKKEDTRRYEDERRIEAARRYDDAKRIEAARRYEDERRIEAARRYDDAKRIEAARRYEDERRIEEAKRAEEIRKAEDLRKEEEVRKAEEIRKFEEARMAHFARRQAAIKAEEKKRDDELKKAEEKKRDDELKKAEEARKAIKERNAEEIRKFEEARMAHFARRQDAIKAEAKRKADELKKAEEKRKADELKKAEAKKKADELKKVEAKKKADELKKAEERKKADELKKSEERKKAEEKKREEERRNNMQLRRAEILKQIQKKRIEDVMKLYEEEKKAEQLKKEEEEKKKAEQLKKEEEEKRKAEQLKIEEEKRKAEKLKKEEEEKKKAEQRKKDEEEKIIKAEQLKKEEEEKRKTEQLKAEEEKKRKIEELKAEEEKIIKAEQLKKEEEEKRKAEQLKIEEEEKRKAEQLRKEEEKKAEDLRKEKEAVIEEELRKEDEKRRMEVEKKYIDTKEDNFENIKESNRKNTPNINKEIFGSEIKEIVITKNMQLKEEDSFEKHNSENSKNSNKNVDYPKEKDLSEDDIGNVLETYENQKINKDDTEGSNNSIAGNNNDINYTKLDVEEYKKRDVKETREKIIKISKTNMCNNDFSSKYCDYMKDSISSGTCSNEERKNLCCSISDFCLQYFDHNSNKYYDCTKKEFADPLYRCFKKKEFSNMVYFAGAGIVLILLFVIGSKIIIGKWFEEATFDEMDLNYDKIYTLAMINNEETEVNNPLNYSAENTIK comes from the exons ATGGGGGTATTGaatcattttttctttttgttatttCTGTATATTAACAGTACGAGTGCTTTCAATAATCCTCAAGAGGAGTTTATGGACAgatttgatataaataagaatCATGTGAATATAAAATGGTCAAAATATGGGATACATGGAAATGGGAAATTCAAATATGAAATTG GAGAAAGAGACATTATTTCAAAAGGGAATGAATCCGAAAAATTGACTATTTGTCCAAATCATATAAAAGAAGGGACTTACAAATTGGGTTGTCCTGATTATGGGAAAACGTTTTTGATGGGTTTTGaggataaaaaatatagtgaagagtttttaaatgaaataagTTTTGGttttttgaataaaaaatataatcttCCTATAGAAATTCCTTTGAACAAAAGTGGATTATCTATGTACCAAGGTCTCTTTAAACATTGTCCTTATAATAAGAAACATTATagtatgataaaaaaagaaaatggatATGATATGTGTTTTCGTAAATTTTATAACAATAGTAATATATCCACAAGGATATATAAACGAGGTAAACAAAAGAgaaaaatcatatattttagcTCACATGGTCTTGGAGGACGATTAGGTGCTAATATTGAAGAACCTTTACATAAATATGATTATGATGAACACTATGTAACTAAAAAAATGAGATATccagaaaatataaaaaatttgtttGATTGTTCTATATATTCTCATTGTATAGGACCCTGTCTCTACAAAGATTTTAATAATAGATGCTTTCTTAATTTACCAGTTCTTTTTAATCATCAAACAAATGAATGTGTAATTATAGGAACACATGAAGAAAGGAGAATTCATAACTGTCAAAGTGAAAGTACTGATAAGACAATACAGAGATGTTTTCATCCTgtgaaaaaggaaaaaggtAACCAATGGACCTATGCTTCATCCTTCATACGTACAGATTATATGACAAAATGTCCACCAAGGTTCCCATTAAATCATACTATGTTtggatattttaattatagtACTGGAGAATGTGAAACCGATTATAGGAATTATGAAAAACGTACTTTATCATTTTCAAAATGTattgaaaaattatttaataatattaagaaacaggatgatatgaataatagTTCATTTTTATGGGGAGTTTGgaatatggaaaataaaacaaatgaaaaaacaaTATTAACATCTATGAATAATACAGGATCATGCTACTTTTTAAAGACAAAGCCAACATGTGTAGTGGAAAAGGAAaatcatttttcttttactaTTTTAACGGCAAATTCATTTAAtctagataaaaatataatatatcctaaaataaaaaataattcttctAATCTGGATGCTAGTTTAATTAATTTCAAAAATCCAGAGCAAACAAATAAAAGAGTtctatatgaaaataataaaaaatcaaaaagaaATGTAAGAACAAATATGAATCCTGTCAATGCATTTACAATACCTTCAAATTTAGATACAAAGGAGAaggaagaatataatatgaagGAAGTAAAAAATTATCCTAACAATAATGTatcatatatacaaaaagtTCATTCATCCTTTATAAAGAATAGGTTTAAATTAAATTCAGATAGTTCGTTTAAACCAATACATCAAATGatacaaatgaatatatctacagataataaattatatgattataataatcaaaaaaGTAAagattcaaataaaaatatgaatggaATATCAGTAACTGAAAGAAATCCATTTATGAgagaaaatcaaaatataaaccCACAAAGGAATTATATGGAAAGATTTGATATTCCGAATAATCATATATTCATAGAATGGCAAAAGGAAGGTGAATATGGAAAGGAcgaatttaaatataatattatatcaaataaaacAGCAGGTACGAGTCAATCATTATtctataattataaagaCAAAAAATGTCCAAATCATGTATATGAAGGGAGAGCACATGGTAGTTGTCCGAATTATGGTAAAGCTATTATTGTACAAAATCTTCAAGGTGAAGAATATGATAAGAATTTTAATTTGAActttttaaatgaaatacGTACAGGATACCTTAACAAATATTTTAAGAATGATGTTGAAATATCTTATGAAGATAGTGGAATAGCTATGCATAATAACATGCTATCAACTTGTCCAGTTcatgaaaatgaagaaaaattattttctgaGAAAAcagattataattataatatgtgtaAATCTAGAATATTTTCAAATCGTTTTACGATGAAGGAATATGACCCCAAAACACAATTGTTTATGTATTATGGTTTGTATGGTTTAGGTGGACGATTAGGTGCTAATATTAAACGAGACAAACAGAAAGACAAAAAATATCaagataatataacattACCTATGAAAAATCCATCACTAATTAAGAATTTGTTCGACTGctctatatattcttattgtTTGGGTCCTTGTTTAGAAAATTCATTTGGTAATAAGTGTTTCCGTAATTTGCCTgcttattataatcattcaACAAATGAATGTGTTATATTGGGTACGCACGAACAAGAAAGATCAAGTTCGTGTAGAAGAACgatagaagaaaaaaaaaaacctaaTTGTCAGATATTAAGAAAAACAAATGATTCAAAAGATTGGACTTATGTTTCTTCATTTATCAGACCTGATTATGAAACAAAATGTCCACCTAGATTTCCTTTAAAATCAAAGGTTTTTGGTACGTTTGACCGAAAAACAGGAAAATGTAAAAGTCTCTTGGATGAGGCATATGTAGTTggaattaataatttttctgaATGTttagaatatttatttttaacatcACCTAAGGATTTATATAATAGccaaagaaataaatattggGGTATTTGGGCAGCAGAACATTCtgttaatgaaaataatattgacATAGCAAATGGTAAATGTTATCATTTAGTTATAAAGCCAACATGTATCATAGATAAGGAGAaccatttttcttttactgCACTTACAGCAAATACTGTTGATTTTAACCAAACGattaatataagaaaaattgaAGAATTAACTGACTATGGAAACAAAGATGATAAActaaaagaaaaggaaattaataataaacctATTGATAATGTGAAGCAACCAAAAGATAATAGGAAAAGTCATGTAAATTCTATGGGAAAAAATAAGCCCtcttataatgaaaatgatgataaggaaaatgaatatgaaaGCATGGAAAAAAATCTTGAAGATGAAATAAATTCTGAAGAATCTGGATTATTTGAGGAAGCTCGAAGAGCAGGGGTTCGAAAGAACGTGGAAAATGACAATAAAAATGAGAAAGATAAATTGGATgagataaaaaaagaaaagcaaTTAAAAGAGGAAGAGGAGGCAAGGAAGGTAGAAACAAGAAGAAGAGAAGAcgaatcaaaaaaaaaggaagataCAAGAAGATATGAAGATGAAAGGAGGATAGAAGCAGCAAGAAGATATGATGATGCAAAGAGGATAGAAGCAGCAAGAAGATATGAAGATGAAAGGAGGATAGAAGCAGCAAGAAGATATGATGATGCAAAAAGGATAGAAGCAGCAAGAAGATATGAAGATGAAAGGAGGATAGAAGAAGCAAAAAGAGCTGAAGAAATAAGAAAAGCCGAAGATTTAAGAAAGGAAGAAGAAGTAAGAAAGGCAGaagaaataagaaaattCGAGGAAGCACGAATGGCACATTTTGCTAGAAGACAAGCAGCAATCAAAgctgaagaaaaaaaaagggatgatgaattaaaaaaagctgaagaaaaaaaaagggatgatgaattaaaaaaagctGAAGAAGCAAGAAAGGCaataaaagaaagaaatgcagaagaaataagaaaattCGAGGAAGCAAGAATGGCGCATTTTGCTAGAAGACAAGACGCAATCAAAGCTGAAGCAAAAAGAAAGGCCGATGAGTTAAAAAAAGctgaagaaaaaagaaaggcCGATGAGTTAAAAAAAGCTGAAGCAAAGAAAAAGGCTGATGAGTTAAAAAAAGTTGAAGCAAAGAAAAAGGctgatgaattaaaaaaagctgaagaaagaaaaaaggctgatgaattaaaaaaatctgaagaaagaaaaaaggctgaagaaaaaaaaagagaagaaGAAAGGAGAAATAATATGCAGTTAAGAAGAGCCGAGATACTTAAACAAATACAGAAAAAGAGAATAGAAGATGTAATGAAAttatatgaagaagaaaaaaaggcTGAACAacttaaaaaagaagaagaagaaaaaaaaaaggctGAACAacttaaaaaagaagaagaagaaaaacgAAAGGCTGAACAACTTAAaatagaagaagaaaaaagaaaggctgaaaaacttaaaaaagaagaagaagaaaaaaaaaaagccgAACAACGtaaaaaagatgaagaagaaaaaataataaaggcTGAACAgcttaaaaaagaagaagaagaaaaaagaaagacTGAACAACTTAAAgcagaagaagaaaaaaaaagaaagattgAAGAACTTAAAgcagaagaagaaaaaataataaaggcTGAACAacttaaaaaagaagaagaagaaaaaagaaaggcTGAACAACTTAAaatagaagaagaagaaaaaagaaaggcTGAACAACTtagaaaagaagaagaaaaaaaagcgGAAGAtttaagaaaagaaaaagaagctGTAATAGAAGAAGAGTTAAGAaaagaagatgaaaaaagaagaatggaagtagaaaaaaaatatatagatacaaaagaagataattttgaaaatatcAAAGAATCcaatagaaaaaatacaccaaatattaataaagaaatattcgGTTcggaaataaaagaaattgttattacaaaaaatatgcaGTTAAAGGAAGAAGATTCTTTTGAAAAGCATAATTCTGAAAATTCTAAGAATTCCAATAAAAATGTAGATTACccaaaagaaaaagatttaTCAGAAGATGATATAGGAAATGTATTAGAAACATATGAAAatcagaaaataaataaggatGATACTGAAGGATCGAATAATAGCATTGCaggaaataataatgatataaactATACGAAACTAGATGtggaagaatataaaaaaagggaTGTTAAAGAAACAagggaaaaaattataaaaatatcaaaaacGAATATGTGTAATAATGATTTTTCATCAAAATATTGTGATTATATGAAAGATAGTATTTCATCAGGTACATGTTCTAatgaagaaagaaaaaatttatgtTGTTCCATTTCTGATTTTTGCTTACAATACTTTGATcataattcaaataaatattatgattgTACCAAAAAAGAATTTGCTGATCCTTTATATagatgttttaaaaaaaaagaattttcaA acaTGGTTTATTTTGCTGGAGCAGGAATAGTACTGATACTCCTGTTTGTCATTGGTTCAAAAATAATCATAGGAAAGTG gTTTGAAGAAGCTACATTCGATGAAATGGatttaaattatgataaaatatatacactaGCAATGATaa aTAATGAAGAAACTGAAGTAAACAATCCTTTAAATTATTCTGCAGAAAACacaataaaatga